In a single window of the Phocoena phocoena chromosome 14, mPhoPho1.1, whole genome shotgun sequence genome:
- the PCBP1 gene encoding poly(rC)-binding protein 1 isoform X2, translated as MDAGVTESGLNVTLTIRLLMHGKEVGSIIGKKGESVKRIREESGARINISEGNCPERIITLTGPTNAIFKAFAMIIDKLEEDINSSMTNSTAASRPPVTLRLVVPATQCGSLIGKGGCKIKEIRESTGAQVQVAGDMLPNSTERAITIAGVPQSVTECVKQICLVMLEAYSIQGQHTISPLDLAKLNQVARQQSHFAMMHGGTGFAGIDSSSPEVKGYWASLDASTQTTHELTIPNNLIGCIIGRQGANINEIRQMSGAQIKIANPVEGSSGRQVTITGSAASISLAQYLINARLSSEKGMGCS; from the exons ATGGATGCCGGTGTGACTGAAAGTGGACTAAATGTGACTCTCACCATTCGGCTGCTTATGCACGGAAAGGAAGTAGGAAGCATCATTGGGAAGAAAGGGGAGTCGGTTAAGAGGATCCGCGAGGAGAGTGGCGCGCGGATCAACATCTCGGAGGGGAATTGCCCGGAGAGAATCATCACTCTGACCGGCCCCACCAATGCCATCTTTAAGGCCTTCGCTATGATCATCGACAAGCTGGAAGAAGATATCAACAGCTCCATGACCAACAGCACGGCGGCCAGCAGGCCCCCGGTCACCCTGAGGCTGGTGGTGCCGGCCACCCAGTGCGGCTCCCTGATTGGGAAAGGCGGGTGTAAGATCAAAGAGATCCGCGAGAGTACCGGGGCCCAGGTCCAGGTGGCGGGGGATATGCTGCCCAACTCCACCGAGCGGGCCATCACCATTGCTGGCGTGCCGCAGTCTGTCACCGAGTGTGTCAAGCAGATCTGCCTGGTCATGCTGGAG GCCTACTCGATTCAAGGACAACACACCATTTCTCCGCTCGATCTGGCCAAGCTGAACCAGGTGGCAAGACAACAGTCTCACTTTGCCATGATGCACGGCGGGACCGGATTCGCCGGAATTGACTCCAGCTCTCCAGAGGTGAAAGGCTATTGGGCAAGTTTGGATGCATCTACTCAAACTACCCATGAACTCACCATTCCAAATAACTTAATTGGCTGCATAATCGGGCGCCAAGGCGCCAACATTAATGAGATCCGCCAGATGTCCGGGGCCCAGATCAAAATTGCTAACCCAGTGGAAGGCTCTTCTGGTAGGCAGGTTACTATCACTGGTTCTGCTGCCAGTATTAGTCTGGCCCAATATCTAATCAATGCCAGGCTTTCCTCTGAGAAGGGCATGGGGTGCAGCTAG
- the PCBP1 gene encoding poly(rC)-binding protein 1 isoform X1, whose protein sequence is MDAGVTESGLNVTLTIRLLMHGKEVGSIIGKKGESVKRIREESGARINISEGNCPERIITLTGPTNAIFKAFAMIIDKLEEDINSSMTNSTAASRPPVTLRLVVPATQCGSLIGKGGCKIKEIRESTGAQVQVAGDMLPNSTERAITIAGVPQSVTECVKQICLVMLETLSQSPQGRVMTIPYQPMPASSPVICAGGQDRCSDAAGYPHATHDLEGPPLDAYSIQGQHTISPLDLAKLNQVARQQSHFAMMHGGTGFAGIDSSSPEVKGYWASLDASTQTTHELTIPNNLIGCIIGRQGANINEIRQMSGAQIKIANPVEGSSGRQVTITGSAASISLAQYLINARLSSEKGMGCS, encoded by the coding sequence ATGGATGCCGGTGTGACTGAAAGTGGACTAAATGTGACTCTCACCATTCGGCTGCTTATGCACGGAAAGGAAGTAGGAAGCATCATTGGGAAGAAAGGGGAGTCGGTTAAGAGGATCCGCGAGGAGAGTGGCGCGCGGATCAACATCTCGGAGGGGAATTGCCCGGAGAGAATCATCACTCTGACCGGCCCCACCAATGCCATCTTTAAGGCCTTCGCTATGATCATCGACAAGCTGGAAGAAGATATCAACAGCTCCATGACCAACAGCACGGCGGCCAGCAGGCCCCCGGTCACCCTGAGGCTGGTGGTGCCGGCCACCCAGTGCGGCTCCCTGATTGGGAAAGGCGGGTGTAAGATCAAAGAGATCCGCGAGAGTACCGGGGCCCAGGTCCAGGTGGCGGGGGATATGCTGCCCAACTCCACCGAGCGGGCCATCACCATTGCTGGCGTGCCGCAGTCTGTCACCGAGTGTGTCAAGCAGATCTGCCTGGTCATGCTGGAGACGCTCTCCCAGTCTCCGCAAGGGAGAGTCATGACCATTCCGTACCAGCCCATGCCGGCCAGCTCTCCAGTGATCTGCGCGGGCGGTCAAGATCGGTGCAGCGACGCTGCTGGCTACCCTCACGCCACCCATGACCTGGAGGGACCACCTCTAGATGCCTACTCGATTCAAGGACAACACACCATTTCTCCGCTCGATCTGGCCAAGCTGAACCAGGTGGCAAGACAACAGTCTCACTTTGCCATGATGCACGGCGGGACCGGATTCGCCGGAATTGACTCCAGCTCTCCAGAGGTGAAAGGCTATTGGGCAAGTTTGGATGCATCTACTCAAACTACCCATGAACTCACCATTCCAAATAACTTAATTGGCTGCATAATCGGGCGCCAAGGCGCCAACATTAATGAGATCCGCCAGATGTCCGGGGCCCAGATCAAAATTGCTAACCCAGTGGAAGGCTCTTCTGGTAGGCAGGTTACTATCACTGGTTCTGCTGCCAGTATTAGTCTGGCCCAATATCTAATCAATGCCAGGCTTTCCTCTGAGAAGGGCATGGGGTGCAGCTAG